In one Gemmatimonadota bacterium genomic region, the following are encoded:
- a CDS encoding M42 family metallopeptidase codes for MNLDLLSELCRVPGGPGREERIREVVSRELEPLVDHTKVDRLGNLIGVRSPRGRSAPKDPLRLMLAAHMDEISLMVTHIDDDGFLRFTTLGGFDPKTLTAQRVLVHGKKDLLGLIGSKPVHIMSDEERAKPPALKDFFIDLGLPKSKVTKLVSVGDMITREREFARIGDAVTSKSLDNRMGLFVMIEAIRKLRNHSVELIAVATTQEEVGLRGAQVVARQLNPDLGLAIDITLANDVPGAPAQDRICRFGKGAAIKIMDSSVICDPGVVGSLRGVAEKKKIAHQMEILSQGGTDTAGIQRAGHGIPAGCISIPTRYVHSHIEMCHEKDIRASVNLLSAWIPEAHRCLTGTKA; via the coding sequence ATGAACCTCGACCTGCTGAGCGAACTCTGCCGCGTGCCCGGTGGACCGGGTCGCGAAGAGCGCATCCGCGAAGTCGTGTCCCGCGAACTGGAACCTCTCGTGGATCACACGAAAGTGGATCGACTGGGGAACCTGATCGGGGTCCGAAGCCCCCGTGGTCGGAGCGCCCCGAAGGATCCGCTGCGCCTCATGCTGGCCGCGCACATGGATGAGATCTCGCTGATGGTCACGCACATCGACGACGACGGCTTCCTCCGGTTCACGACACTCGGCGGATTCGACCCGAAGACGCTCACCGCGCAGCGCGTCCTGGTTCATGGCAAGAAGGATCTTCTCGGTCTCATCGGATCGAAGCCGGTCCACATCATGTCGGACGAGGAAAGGGCGAAGCCGCCGGCGCTGAAGGACTTCTTCATCGATCTGGGACTTCCGAAATCGAAGGTGACGAAACTGGTTTCCGTCGGCGACATGATCACCCGTGAGCGGGAGTTTGCCCGGATCGGAGACGCGGTCACCTCGAAGTCACTCGACAACCGGATGGGCCTTTTTGTGATGATCGAGGCCATCCGGAAGCTGCGGAACCACTCCGTGGAACTGATTGCCGTCGCAACCACTCAGGAGGAAGTGGGACTTCGTGGAGCGCAGGTGGTGGCGAGGCAGTTGAATCCCGATCTGGGACTCGCCATCGACATCACTCTGGCGAACGATGTCCCGGGAGCGCCCGCGCAGGACCGGATCTGCCGGTTCGGAAAGGGCGCGGCCATCAAGATCATGGATTCCAGCGTGATCTGCGATCCGGGCGTCGTGGGATCGCTGCGGGGTGTCGCGGAGAAGAAGAAGATTGCGCATCAGATGGAGATCCTCTCGCAAGGCGGCACGGACACCGCTGGCATTCAGCGGGCCGGGCACGGAATCCCGGCGGGTTGCATCTCCATCCCGACAAGGTATGTCCACTCCCACATCGAGATGTGCCACGAGAAGGACATTCGGGCGTCCGTCAACCTGCTGTCCGCGTGGATCCCCGAGGCCCACCGGTGCCTCACGGGAACGAAGGCATGA